ACGTACACGAACGGCTTCTACGTGCAGACGGATCGGCCGGCCGTGCAACGGTTCGTCCGCCGATACCGCCTGCTTACGGGCAGCCCCCCGGACGAACTTTCCACCAACGGCCGCCGCCTAGCCTACGTGGGCTACGACGTGGCCCGCTTTCTGCTGACCACCCTCTCGCCGTCCGGCACAGGGCCCACGCCCCGGGCGCTCCGCACCGCTCCGACGTATGAGGGCCTTGGAATGAACATCGGCTTTCAGGGAGAAAATGGGAATCAGGCGCTGTTTATCCATCGCTACCGCGACCAACGGACGGAGCTTCTCCGGTAGAGACAAAGACCCTGCGGAGGAGGGGCGATCCATCTGGGCTTAAAGCTGCGGAGAGGAACAGACCCTCCCCCCTGTCGTTTCGGCCCGCGTTATCGCTTCCGCCCCAACTGTCACACCGAAAGCAGGGGCGGCCCTCTCGTCGACTGCCTTCATCGTAGTGGTCCCTTCATGCGTACGTCGGCTCTCGTTCCTGTTCTGCTGTTTGCGCTTCTCGGGGCCCTCGTCGGATGCTCGGGAGGCACCGAGCTTACCTACAGTGGGCCGGAAGAAGCGTACAAGAAGGGGGTTGCCGAGATGGAGGAAGGCGATCATCAGCAGGCCATTCGCTTCTTTCGGGCCGTGTTTGAATACGGGCGGGGGAACGAGTGGGCCCCCGATGCGCGCTTCAAGCTCGCCATGGCGCAGCGCGGGCTGAACAAGCATCTGGTGGCCGCGAACGAATTCCAGCGCTTCACGCAGCTCTACCGCAACGACGATCTCCTTCCTCGGGCCGAGTTTGAACGCGCCAACTCGTACTACCTCCGGTCGCCCTCGTACCGTCTCGACCAGTCGGACTCGGAGGAGGCCATCTCTCTCTTTCGTCTTTTCATTGACCGGCACCCGAACCACGAACTCGTGCCGAAGGCCGAAGAGAAAATCAATGAGCTCCGCGCGAAACTTGCACGGAAGAAGTACGAGGCGGGCCAGCTCTACGAGCAGCGCGACATGTGGCAGGCCGCCACGACAGTCTACGAACGTGCCTTTGATCAGTACCCAGACACACGCTGGGCCGACAACGCGCTTCTTGGTGCAGTACGGACGTACGTTCGGTACGCGGACCGAAGCGTGGAGAGCAAGCAGGCCGAGCGCTACCAGAAAGCGATCGAGAATTACAACCGGCTCACGCAACTCTTCCCCGAGAGCACTCTTCTTGGGCGGGCGGAGAACCTGTACAGCGAGGCCCGAGAAAAGCTCGATCGCGTGCAGGCCCGAGAGGGTGAGCAGTCGCTGGCGCAGGAGGATGCGTCGGGCGGCTCCAACTGACGAAGGGACTCTGTAGGCCCACCGTGCCCATGAATGTTGGTCTTTTTGGAGGGTCCTTCAACCCGCCCCACGTCGCCCATCTCATCGTCGCGGAGGTCGTCCGCGACCAGTTCGGGCTCGACGAGGTGTGGTGGATTCCCAACGCTACTCCGCCCCACAAGCCGGACGACGAGTTGGTGGCCGTGCAGCACCGGCTGGCGATGACCGAGCGCATGGTGGCGGACAACCCGGCCTTTCGCGTGTGCGGAATTGAGGTGGAACGGGAAGGCGTGTCGTACACGGTCGAGACGCTCCGTGTCTTGCAGGACCAGCATCCCGATACGGACTTTGCCCTCATCCTCGGCAGTGACAGCCTCGACCACTTTGCCGACTGGCACCGGCCCGACGAGATCGCTGAGCGCGTGCCGTTTATCGTGTACAAACGCCCCGGGGCCATCGAGTCGGTCGCCGATCCCCGCTTCGCGAACGATGTCCGGTACGCGGCTGCGCCCGTCCTGGAAATCTCGGGGACCGAGGTCCGCGCCCGGCGCCGGGCCGGCCGCTCCATCCGGTACCTCGTGCCGGAGGGGGTGCGCTCCTACATCGACACCCACGACCTCTACCGCGTACGAGACTGACGAGCGGATGGCACGCGTCCAGGGTCGTTGCGTCGGCGCCTGAACTTTGCGTTGTCCGACATCGTTTTTAGATCCCGACACGAGCTTGGCCTGAACGCCAGCCCCAAATGCCGTCACGCTTTCTGAACTGACACCCCAATGCCCATGGCGCTTACCGAATCGACGATGATGGAACTGGGCCACCCGGCCCCCGACTTTTCACTGCCCGCGGCCAATCCCGAGGTGGACGACCGGGGCGACGCACAGCGTTCGCTCGCGGACTACGACGAGGCCGAGGCACTCGTTGTCGTCTTCATGTGCAACCACTGCCCGTACGTGCAGCACATCGAGGGTGCCCTCCTCGACGCGGCGCGGGAGTATCAGGACGAGGGCGTACAGTTTGTGGGCATTTGTTCGAACGATCCGGAGCGCTATCCGGACGACTCGTTCGACAACATGG
This window of the Salinibacter grassmerensis genome carries:
- a CDS encoding outer membrane protein assembly factor BamD translates to MRTSALVPVLLFALLGALVGCSGGTELTYSGPEEAYKKGVAEMEEGDHQQAIRFFRAVFEYGRGNEWAPDARFKLAMAQRGLNKHLVAANEFQRFTQLYRNDDLLPRAEFERANSYYLRSPSYRLDQSDSEEAISLFRLFIDRHPNHELVPKAEEKINELRAKLARKKYEAGQLYEQRDMWQAATTVYERAFDQYPDTRWADNALLGAVRTYVRYADRSVESKQAERYQKAIENYNRLTQLFPESTLLGRAENLYSEAREKLDRVQAREGEQSLAQEDASGGSN
- the nadD gene encoding nicotinate (nicotinamide) nucleotide adenylyltransferase; this translates as MNVGLFGGSFNPPHVAHLIVAEVVRDQFGLDEVWWIPNATPPHKPDDELVAVQHRLAMTERMVADNPAFRVCGIEVEREGVSYTVETLRVLQDQHPDTDFALILGSDSLDHFADWHRPDEIAERVPFIVYKRPGAIESVADPRFANDVRYAAAPVLEISGTEVRARRRAGRSIRYLVPEGVRSYIDTHDLYRVRD